A region of Salirhabdus salicampi DNA encodes the following proteins:
- the wrbA gene encoding NAD(P)H:quinone oxidoreductase, with protein sequence MANVNLAVIYYSSSGTNYQLAQWAAQGAETAGANAKILKVPETAPKEAIESNPAWKAHVEATKDVPEAQLEDLETADAIIFSMPTRFGNLPAQMKQFLDRTGGLWAEGKLMNKVVSGMTSAQNPHGGQEETILSLYTTMYHWGAIVVTPGYTDQVVFGAGGNPYGTSVSVDQDGNMIEDVESAVKHQAKRTVDIAKRVKQSE encoded by the coding sequence ATGGCCAATGTAAATTTAGCAGTTATTTATTACAGTTCATCGGGTACAAACTATCAACTCGCTCAGTGGGCGGCACAAGGAGCGGAAACTGCAGGAGCCAATGCAAAGATATTGAAAGTACCTGAGACAGCCCCGAAAGAAGCAATCGAATCTAACCCGGCCTGGAAAGCGCATGTGGAGGCTACGAAGGATGTTCCTGAAGCACAACTGGAAGACTTAGAAACAGCAGATGCGATTATATTCAGTATGCCAACACGATTCGGAAATTTACCAGCCCAAATGAAGCAATTTTTAGACCGTACTGGAGGTCTATGGGCTGAAGGAAAGCTAATGAATAAAGTTGTGAGTGGCATGACCTCAGCCCAAAATCCACATGGAGGTCAAGAAGAAACGATTCTCTCTCTTTATACGACAATGTATCACTGGGGTGCTATTGTTGTAACACCTGGATATACAGACCAAGTCGTATTTGGTGCTGGTGGTAATCCTTACGGTACAAGTGTATCAGTTGACCAAGATGGGAATATGATTGAAGATGTGGAAAGTGCGGTGAAGCATCAAGCCAAACGTACTGTAGACATTGCGAAACGTGTAAAACAATCAGAATAA
- a CDS encoding DUF4349 domain-containing protein, with protein sequence MRIYVIILAGIFLIGCQETDPTDQVGESSYDAPEQQTHKKENANWENGQNNVIHEERKVMYHGNVTMSVHNVEQSMKTITSYAKDYDGYITESSRMTTDQQLYANIRVKIPNNHLQSFLHELDGISKDIVRQQIRGQDVTEEYFDLSSRLKAKRTVEERLLTFMKEADKTEDLLSISRELAHVQEEIEQLEGRKRLLENQIDFAELFIELKESSTSLEVSQENLKTPQKIKNAFIQSINVIAKILSLFVIVVIGFSPILLCLATVIFLCWIGYKRKTHQRRKKDS encoded by the coding sequence ATGAGAATATATGTTATTATTTTAGCAGGAATTTTTTTGATTGGATGCCAGGAAACCGACCCTACAGATCAAGTAGGCGAATCCTCATACGATGCGCCTGAACAGCAGACTCATAAAAAGGAAAACGCGAATTGGGAAAATGGTCAAAACAACGTAATTCATGAAGAACGTAAAGTTATGTATCATGGTAATGTTACGATGTCTGTTCACAATGTTGAACAATCTATGAAGACTATTACATCATATGCAAAAGATTATGATGGATACATAACCGAATCCTCAAGGATGACTACTGATCAACAGCTGTATGCTAACATTCGCGTTAAAATTCCAAATAACCATCTACAATCATTTTTACATGAACTAGATGGTATAAGCAAGGATATTGTCAGGCAACAAATACGCGGTCAAGATGTAACAGAAGAATATTTTGATCTTTCTTCACGTTTAAAAGCAAAAAGAACAGTTGAAGAGCGATTATTAACATTTATGAAAGAAGCAGATAAAACCGAAGATTTATTATCGATTTCCCGTGAATTAGCTCATGTACAAGAAGAAATAGAGCAGTTGGAAGGGCGAAAACGGCTGTTAGAGAATCAAATAGATTTTGCAGAACTGTTTATTGAGCTGAAAGAATCTTCCACCTCCCTAGAGGTGAGCCAGGAAAATCTTAAAACACCACAAAAGATAAAAAATGCGTTTATTCAATCCATTAATGTTATAGCGAAAATTCTTTCTTTATTTGTGATCGTTGTAATTGGATTCTCACCGATCCTTCTATGTTTAGCAACTGTTATTTTCCTATGTTGGATTGGCTACAAACGAAAGACTCATCAACGACGTAAAAAAGATTCATAA
- a CDS encoding methanogen output domain 1-containing protein, whose product MQEQSLSGIRFLIKLITQYAKIHERTIGSTAEEYIRQLGIRQGEWIESFYSDKSEDWSVEKYADIIVDLKNSIGGHFTIKEVHPDHVVVKATGCPFGEAVKEAPHLCKMTSSVFGGMAARRFGYGMVSLRKRIAVGDNGCEVAVYFKPTDKEEGDIYKDLPITPENGNPFEWEEDTITLLHENLKRSDDMIQDLLEEIEHLRAKVKETDVQ is encoded by the coding sequence ATGCAAGAACAATCATTGTCAGGCATACGCTTTTTGATAAAGTTAATTACTCAATACGCAAAGATTCACGAGAGAACCATTGGTAGCACTGCTGAGGAGTACATTAGGCAATTGGGCATCAGACAAGGTGAATGGATAGAGTCATTTTATAGTGACAAAAGCGAAGATTGGTCTGTCGAAAAATACGCGGATATTATTGTCGATTTGAAAAACTCAATCGGTGGCCATTTCACAATCAAAGAAGTACATCCAGACCATGTGGTTGTAAAGGCTACTGGCTGTCCTTTTGGTGAAGCGGTAAAAGAAGCTCCTCACCTTTGTAAAATGACGTCAAGTGTATTTGGTGGTATGGCAGCAAGAAGGTTTGGCTATGGGATGGTCAGTCTACGAAAACGAATTGCAGTGGGTGATAACGGTTGTGAAGTGGCGGTATATTTTAAGCCAACGGATAAAGAAGAAGGAGACATATATAAGGATCTTCCGATTACGCCTGAAAATGGGAACCCGTTTGAGTGGGAGGAAGATACAATTACATTGTTACATGAAAACTTAAAACGAAGTGATGACATGATTCAAGATTTACTTGAAGAAATAGAGCATTTACGTGCGAAAGTAAAAGAAACAGACGTTCAATAG
- the ytzI gene encoding YtzI protein: protein MLFIIILSIFIIIIILALSLMAISKGYSYEHTIDPLPDQNENDQID, encoded by the coding sequence ATGTTGTTTATTATTATTTTATCCATTTTTATCATTATTATCATCTTGGCGTTAAGTTTAATGGCGATATCAAAAGGTTACTCATACGAGCATACAATTGACCCATTACCTGATCAAAACGAAAACGATCAAATTGACTAA
- a CDS encoding type 1 glutamine amidotransferase domain-containing protein, with amino-acid sequence MGQLTGKKVIQIVSDDFEDLELWYPVLRLREEGAEVHLVGKEANHTYVGKYGVPVVSDYHFDEINPSNYDAILVPGGWSPDKLRRFDSVLNMVKSMNEKKKPIGQICHAGWVLISANILHGKRVTSTPGIKDDMMNAGATWVNEPVVVDGHLVSSRRPPDLPDYMKEFIRVLAGE; translated from the coding sequence TTGGGACAGTTAACAGGTAAGAAAGTCATTCAAATTGTAAGCGATGATTTTGAGGATTTGGAATTATGGTATCCAGTGCTTCGTCTTCGTGAGGAAGGGGCAGAAGTACATTTAGTCGGTAAGGAAGCGAATCATACATACGTTGGAAAATATGGAGTCCCTGTCGTATCAGATTATCACTTTGATGAAATTAACCCTTCAAATTATGATGCGATATTAGTACCTGGGGGATGGTCGCCAGATAAGTTAAGGCGTTTTGATTCTGTTTTAAACATGGTAAAATCCATGAATGAAAAGAAGAAACCGATTGGGCAGATATGCCATGCGGGTTGGGTGTTAATCTCTGCAAATATATTACATGGTAAAAGGGTCACGAGTACGCCTGGAATTAAAGATGATATGATGAACGCAGGAGCTACATGGGTTAATGAGCCTGTAGTCGTAGATGGCCATCTCGTATCAAGTCGCCGGCCACCAGATTTACCTGATTACATGAAAGAGTTCATTCGTGTTTTAGCAGGAGAATAA
- a CDS encoding PAS domain-containing sensor histidine kinase: protein MFVKPTTNTTISDPMNFEQIIDQVLSGILIMSKQQIIYANSYFFHIIGQNLGADFQWKDFIHPEDYELFEYHLEKVIYHKETTDLIELKLLKNDGTFIDVEMYFTPYLYENHTYALAYLRDITIRKRYEHALKKSEQKYRMLSENMSDVVSEQLFNGTWTYISPVSQDVFGYPREELIGQTIFEYIYDDDVEKIKKAYLEMEERGSPKTIYYRFKLKNGKYLWVENKLKLTKVIKEKRLISYIRDISDQIETEKRLKQSEKLAIIGELSAGVVHEMRNPLTSIKGFLQLMEAGTIKQDDYIKIIKAEINRMEKIANDLLSFSKPKDTLAPLNINQLISEVVLLMNGHTLNRNINIQWEPTLDHIYVLGESTQLKQVFINLIKNAIEAIDKNGNINIQSTVKEQMIILDIIDDGCGIPEHMLDKLGCSFHTTKDKGTGLGLMLTYKLIEHHGGSIKVNSEEGVGTTFSISLPLYDSQ, encoded by the coding sequence ATGTTTGTCAAACCTACTACCAATACAACAATAAGTGATCCAATGAATTTTGAGCAAATCATTGATCAAGTTCTAAGCGGAATCTTAATTATGAGTAAACAACAAATTATCTATGCCAACTCTTATTTCTTCCATATAATTGGACAGAACTTAGGTGCTGATTTTCAATGGAAGGACTTTATACATCCGGAGGATTATGAACTTTTCGAGTACCACCTTGAAAAAGTTATCTACCATAAAGAAACAACAGATTTAATAGAATTGAAATTACTAAAAAATGACGGAACTTTCATAGATGTAGAAATGTATTTTACTCCTTATTTATACGAAAACCATACATATGCCTTAGCATACCTCCGTGATATAACAATTCGAAAACGTTATGAACACGCTTTGAAAAAAAGCGAACAAAAGTATCGCATGTTAAGTGAGAACATGTCTGATGTAGTAAGTGAACAACTGTTTAATGGAACTTGGACATATATATCTCCAGTGAGTCAGGATGTATTCGGCTACCCAAGGGAAGAGCTGATTGGACAAACCATTTTTGAGTACATATATGATGATGATGTTGAAAAAATAAAAAAAGCTTATTTGGAAATGGAAGAACGGGGAAGCCCAAAAACGATATATTACCGATTTAAACTAAAGAATGGTAAATACTTGTGGGTCGAAAACAAATTAAAGCTTACAAAGGTAATCAAAGAAAAGCGTCTCATTTCTTACATAAGAGATATCTCCGATCAAATTGAAACGGAAAAAAGATTAAAACAGTCAGAAAAACTTGCCATTATAGGGGAGTTAAGTGCAGGGGTCGTTCACGAAATGAGAAATCCACTTACATCTATAAAAGGGTTTCTTCAACTGATGGAGGCAGGTACGATAAAACAGGACGACTATATTAAAATTATTAAAGCAGAAATAAATCGTATGGAAAAAATTGCGAATGATTTGCTATCCTTTTCAAAACCGAAAGACACACTTGCACCTTTAAATATCAATCAGCTCATAAGTGAAGTTGTTTTATTAATGAATGGACACACGTTAAATCGAAACATTAATATTCAATGGGAACCAACTCTGGACCATATTTACGTACTTGGCGAGTCAACACAACTCAAACAAGTTTTTATTAATTTGATTAAAAATGCGATCGAAGCAATCGATAAAAACGGAAACATAAACATTCAATCTACAGTAAAAGAACAAATGATTATTTTGGACATTATCGATGATGGATGTGGCATTCCAGAACATATGCTTGACAAGTTAGGGTGCTCATTTCATACAACGAAGGATAAAGGAACCGGATTAGGACTTATGCTTACTTATAAATTAATAGAACATCATGGAGGCTCAATTAAGGTGAATAGTGAAGAAGGAGTAGGGACAACTTTTTCGATTAGCTTACCATTATACGACAGCCAATGA
- the msrA gene encoding peptide-methionine (S)-S-oxide reductase MsrA codes for MGKELEKATFAGGCFWCMVKPFDEWEGIEEVVSGYSGGHIDNPTYEQVKTGETGHYEVVQITFNPELFPYEKLLEIYWQQIDPTDDGGQFHDRGPQYRTAIFYHNEKQKQLAEQTKREIAESGKFNQPIVTKILPAAPFYPAEGYHQHFYKKNETEYLEDRAKSGRDQFIEKHWEK; via the coding sequence ATGGGTAAAGAACTAGAAAAGGCAACATTTGCAGGTGGATGTTTCTGGTGTATGGTTAAACCTTTCGACGAGTGGGAAGGTATCGAGGAAGTTGTCTCCGGATACAGCGGAGGACATATTGATAACCCTACCTATGAGCAAGTAAAAACCGGAGAAACAGGCCATTATGAAGTTGTGCAAATTACATTCAACCCAGAGCTTTTCCCATATGAAAAACTGTTAGAAATTTATTGGCAGCAGATTGATCCTACTGATGATGGTGGTCAATTTCACGATAGAGGACCTCAATATCGTACAGCCATCTTCTATCATAATGAAAAGCAAAAACAATTAGCAGAACAAACAAAACGTGAAATAGCAGAAAGCGGGAAATTTAACCAACCGATTGTGACAAAAATATTACCTGCAGCACCTTTTTATCCTGCAGAAGGATATCATCAGCATTTTTACAAAAAAAATGAAACAGAATACTTAGAAGACCGTGCGAAATCTGGTCGTGATCAATTTATTGAAAAACATTGGGAAAAATAA
- a CDS encoding methyl-accepting chemotaxis protein: MEDYKVNLESTSTRNSVQRSLRFKITITIIISLLISSPISAILNKLIGQYISGQIGVFVNTVVTLCISTAVLSIFVQYIIIKPLKQLVHSTQRLAKGDMSTTIKVNTKDEIGELAMAMNDMKANLHEIIHNVSKAAETVSRQSNELTRSAEEVKEGSRQIASTMQELSSGSEAQASSATHLRDVMETLHDKIEQVEENGQMIATTSEKVLVNSSEGTKLMNSSVEQMNNIDRIVRDAVEKVHGLDQQTQQITQLIQVIRDIADQTNLLSLNAAIEAARAGEHGKGFAVVADEVRKLSEQVTYSVKDISYIVHNIQAESEVVVESLQKSYDEVNEGTKQISLTGKTFDDINEAISGMAPKIQMISTNLKDILSSSNDMNQSIEEVASVAEEAAAGIEQTAASSQQSSSSMEEISRSAEELTTLAEQLKNRMKLFRLHNGKRD; the protein is encoded by the coding sequence ATGGAAGATTACAAGGTGAACTTGGAAAGCACATCTACTAGAAATAGTGTCCAACGAAGTCTCCGTTTTAAAATTACTATAACCATTATCATTAGCTTACTCATAAGTTCGCCCATTTCGGCGATTTTAAATAAATTGATTGGTCAATATATAAGTGGACAAATTGGTGTTTTCGTGAATACAGTTGTTACATTATGTATCTCCACAGCTGTGTTATCAATCTTTGTTCAATACATTATCATCAAACCATTAAAACAACTTGTTCATTCTACGCAAAGGTTAGCAAAAGGAGACATGTCCACGACAATTAAAGTGAACACGAAAGATGAAATAGGTGAATTAGCAATGGCTATGAATGATATGAAAGCTAATTTACATGAAATTATTCATAACGTATCGAAGGCAGCAGAGACAGTATCTCGTCAAAGTAATGAATTAACGAGATCAGCTGAAGAAGTGAAGGAAGGTAGTCGTCAAATCGCTTCTACGATGCAAGAACTTTCGTCAGGATCGGAAGCCCAAGCAAGTAGTGCAACTCACCTACGGGATGTCATGGAAACATTACATGATAAAATTGAACAAGTGGAAGAGAATGGACAAATGATTGCAACTACATCTGAAAAAGTACTGGTTAATAGTAGTGAAGGCACAAAATTAATGAATTCCTCTGTTGAACAAATGAATAATATAGATCGGATTGTTCGGGATGCTGTCGAGAAGGTGCATGGATTAGATCAACAAACTCAACAAATAACACAGTTAATTCAAGTAATTCGAGACATTGCCGACCAAACAAATTTACTTTCATTGAACGCAGCGATTGAAGCAGCAAGAGCAGGTGAACATGGTAAAGGATTTGCCGTAGTTGCAGATGAAGTACGCAAATTATCTGAACAAGTAACCTATTCTGTAAAAGATATATCGTATATCGTTCATAACATCCAAGCTGAATCTGAAGTAGTCGTAGAGTCCTTACAAAAAAGTTATGATGAAGTAAATGAAGGAACGAAACAAATATCCTTAACAGGTAAAACGTTTGATGATATAAATGAAGCAATAAGTGGAATGGCTCCAAAAATTCAAATGATTTCGACAAACTTAAAAGATATTTTAAGTAGTAGCAATGATATGAATCAATCTATTGAGGAAGTAGCCTCTGTTGCAGAAGAGGCGGCCGCTGGAATTGAGCAGACAGCAGCGTCATCACAGCAATCAAGCAGCTCAATGGAGGAAATTTCACGTAGTGCAGAGGAACTAACTACATTAGCTGAACAATTAAAAAATAGAATGAAGTTATTTCGACTTCATAATGGAAAAAGAGACTGA
- a CDS encoding DUF421 domain-containing protein, with amino-acid sequence MSLVWNSLLLVIAGVLLLRIAGRKSISQMTLAQTVVMISIGSIIIQPIIETSVWRTLVASAIFIGTLIIMEYLQLKFNIVEKFITGKSKVIIENGSVNVENLKKLRFTVDQLEMRLRQLGITKIADVKVATLEPNGQIGYELIDDAKPLTVGEFKKIMTNYSPKVNNENIFSEIEEGHSKQNPDYLQ; translated from the coding sequence ATGAGCTTAGTTTGGAATTCATTGCTTCTTGTTATTGCAGGAGTTCTTCTATTGCGTATAGCCGGAAGAAAATCGATCTCCCAAATGACATTGGCCCAAACGGTAGTAATGATTTCTATCGGTTCTATAATTATTCAACCAATCATTGAAACGAGTGTATGGAGAACACTTGTTGCATCAGCAATTTTTATTGGAACACTAATTATAATGGAATATTTACAATTAAAATTTAATATTGTAGAGAAGTTTATTACAGGCAAATCAAAAGTCATCATTGAAAACGGTAGTGTAAACGTGGAAAACTTAAAAAAGTTACGTTTCACTGTTGATCAGTTGGAAATGAGATTACGACAACTAGGCATCACCAAAATTGCGGATGTAAAAGTTGCTACTCTAGAACCAAATGGTCAGATTGGGTATGAATTAATCGATGATGCAAAGCCATTAACAGTCGGAGAGTTTAAAAAAATCATGACCAATTATAGTCCTAAGGTTAACAACGAAAATATTTTCAGCGAAATAGAGGAAGGTCATTCAAAACAAAACCCAGATTATCTGCAATAA
- a CDS encoding 5'-3' exonuclease, whose amino-acid sequence MLVDGMALLFRGFFATSYSGNYMRTSTGMPTNGIYAFLKYFLNAIETFQPTHVICCWDMGSRTFRSELYKPYKANRAEPPEELIPQFDLVKDVVESFGVPNVGLEGYEADDCIGTLSESYRTNHDVLILTGDQDILQLVDERVEVAIMKKGQGNYKVYNTQNFHEEKNLSPTQIVDLKGLMGDTSDNYPGVKGVGEKTALKLLHQYHTVENMLAHLDELPNGVRKKVSEHLEMLHLSRKLAKIYCDVPVNCSLEAAKWDMDIEKVSHKLQELDMNSMVKSIQKIKSVV is encoded by the coding sequence ATGTTAGTAGATGGGATGGCTTTACTTTTTAGAGGATTCTTTGCCACCTCTTATTCTGGCAATTATATGAGAACAAGTACAGGTATGCCGACAAATGGCATTTACGCCTTTTTGAAATATTTCTTAAATGCAATCGAGACGTTTCAACCGACCCATGTTATTTGTTGTTGGGATATGGGAAGTCGAACATTCCGTTCTGAGTTGTATAAGCCTTACAAAGCCAATCGCGCAGAACCACCTGAAGAATTGATACCCCAATTTGATTTAGTTAAAGATGTAGTGGAATCTTTTGGGGTTCCTAATGTTGGCTTGGAAGGCTATGAAGCTGATGATTGTATTGGCACCTTAAGTGAATCTTATCGGACTAATCATGATGTGCTTATTTTGACTGGGGATCAAGATATATTACAACTCGTAGATGAGCGAGTAGAAGTAGCTATTATGAAAAAAGGTCAAGGGAATTATAAAGTGTATAACACCCAAAACTTTCATGAGGAAAAGAATCTTTCACCAACGCAAATTGTCGATCTAAAAGGGTTGATGGGAGATACAAGTGATAATTATCCTGGTGTGAAAGGTGTAGGTGAAAAAACCGCACTTAAATTATTACACCAGTACCATACCGTCGAAAATATGTTAGCACATTTGGACGAATTGCCAAATGGAGTCCGAAAAAAAGTAAGTGAACACCTTGAAATGTTACATTTATCTAGAAAACTAGCAAAAATTTATTGTGACGTTCCTGTTAACTGTTCCCTCGAAGCGGCAAAATGGGATATGGATATCGAGAAAGTGTCACATAAGTTGCAAGAACTAGATATGAATTCGATGGTAAAATCTATCCAAAAGATAAAGTCTGTTGTGTAA
- a CDS encoding diguanylate cyclase domain-containing protein, whose amino-acid sequence MSEIDISYNQAEVILSILIAIFASYSAITINDRVQHYKETRHQIVWMIIGSFTMGIGIWSMHFIGLIAYDINVPILYDGLLTLLSLLLAVGTSFTAFYSTVVFNQFLYKYILSGFLMGIGITVMHMIGMEAMVIPFNTKHTAHHITLAFVIAIVASTFALLLLSKLNNRGKIYRPFILPSAILMGLAISGMHYTAMAGFEISKEPVHPDTAWSSFIIHPEFLTAQVSLVSLGLITISVIFSTLDHRKSVLAISNSQKRYELIATHSSDMVAEIDDNGKIIYLTPSYEQALGFQLQQMLQYSFWISTVHPEDVGRVLQSINCGLKQYNEKANSIEYRQYTAEGKWIWLETNLTQIVGKDKKIRSIVLSSKDITDRKTYEQKLTDMAYYDMLTKIPNRQYFEYELKRVIQKAKRRNETLAVLYFDCDQFKWVNDSFGHNVGDKLLQKLVQIVKTCIREQDVMGRFGGDEFVILLKDVTKETVIEIADNIIDVLNKPIEVENIRIVVTPSIGISLYPYHSKTADDLIKYADRALYNVKNKGKNGYQFFNDELSENVEEEILLSADLRQANKEEEFFLHYQPILNVETNKIHAVEALIRWKHQQYGYVAPQSVHSYCRK is encoded by the coding sequence GTGAGTGAAATAGACATTTCATATAACCAGGCTGAGGTAATTTTATCTATTTTAATCGCCATATTTGCCTCATATTCAGCAATAACGATTAACGACCGTGTACAACATTACAAGGAAACAAGACATCAAATAGTTTGGATGATCATTGGCTCATTTACAATGGGCATTGGGATTTGGTCCATGCATTTCATTGGTCTAATCGCTTACGATATTAACGTTCCCATTTTATACGATGGCCTTTTAACATTGCTCAGTTTGTTATTAGCTGTTGGTACATCTTTTACCGCCTTTTACTCAACAGTTGTATTTAACCAATTTTTATATAAGTATATTCTTTCTGGATTTTTGATGGGGATTGGTATTACTGTTATGCACATGATTGGTATGGAGGCAATGGTCATTCCTTTTAACACGAAACACACGGCTCATCATATAACACTTGCCTTTGTCATAGCTATTGTAGCATCTACGTTTGCACTCCTTTTACTATCAAAATTAAACAATCGCGGTAAAATCTATCGTCCATTTATTTTACCGAGTGCGATTTTGATGGGACTTGCTATTTCGGGAATGCATTATACGGCTATGGCTGGGTTTGAAATTTCAAAAGAACCTGTTCACCCCGATACTGCGTGGAGTAGTTTCATTATTCACCCAGAATTCTTAACAGCACAAGTGTCTCTTGTTTCGTTAGGATTAATTACGATCTCAGTTATATTCTCAACACTAGACCATAGGAAAAGTGTACTTGCCATATCAAATAGTCAAAAACGGTACGAACTAATTGCTACTCACTCCAGTGATATGGTAGCAGAAATAGATGACAACGGAAAAATTATTTATTTGACACCATCATATGAACAAGCCTTAGGCTTTCAATTACAACAGATGTTGCAATATAGCTTTTGGATATCGACGGTTCATCCGGAAGATGTTGGGAGAGTATTACAAAGTATAAATTGTGGATTGAAACAGTACAATGAAAAAGCAAATAGTATTGAATATCGGCAGTATACGGCAGAGGGGAAATGGATATGGTTAGAAACAAACCTTACTCAAATTGTAGGGAAAGATAAAAAAATACGTAGTATTGTACTATCCTCAAAGGATATTACGGATCGAAAAACATATGAACAAAAATTAACGGATATGGCGTATTACGATATGCTAACGAAAATTCCCAACCGGCAATATTTTGAATATGAACTAAAACGAGTAATTCAAAAAGCAAAAAGACGAAATGAAACATTAGCCGTTTTATATTTTGATTGCGACCAATTTAAATGGGTGAATGATTCATTTGGGCACAATGTAGGTGATAAGTTATTACAGAAACTGGTCCAAATTGTAAAAACGTGTATCCGGGAACAGGATGTTATGGGCAGGTTTGGTGGAGATGAATTTGTTATTTTGCTGAAAGATGTAACGAAAGAAACCGTTATTGAAATCGCTGATAACATTATTGACGTTCTTAACAAACCAATCGAAGTAGAGAATATACGAATTGTTGTCACCCCATCTATTGGTATTTCACTGTATCCATATCATAGCAAAACAGCGGATGATCTTATTAAGTATGCAGATCGTGCTTTATATAATGTGAAAAACAAAGGGAAAAATGGTTATCAGTTTTTCAATGACGAGTTAAGCGAGAATGTAGAAGAGGAAATTTTGCTGTCGGCTGATTTGCGACAAGCAAATAAAGAAGAAGAATTTTTCCTCCATTACCAACCTATTCTCAATGTAGAGACAAATAAAATCCACGCAGTAGAAGCACTTATAAGGTGGAAACATCAACAGTACGGCTATGTTGCCCCCCAATCGGTTCATTCCTATTGCAGAAAATAA
- a CDS encoding EAL domain-containing protein: MPPNRFIPIAENNGLIKDLTEWVIRKACEDAKNWPDVIISINLSSKLFYYHYLVDMISNILDETQVNPSQIKFEITETAAMENVSNTISILQQLKGLGIQIALDDFGTGLSSLTYLHDLPLDVLKIDRSFIKDIVQDKKNSTILRRMLQLAKDLELLTIVEGVETEEQLQALKSEGVLYVQGYYYSPPIPKEQLTDYIKKSKVV, from the coding sequence TTGCCCCCCAATCGGTTCATTCCTATTGCAGAAAATAATGGATTAATTAAGGATTTAACAGAGTGGGTTATACGGAAAGCTTGTGAGGATGCTAAAAACTGGCCAGATGTCATTATATCCATTAATTTATCATCAAAATTGTTTTATTATCATTATTTAGTTGATATGATCTCCAATATCTTAGATGAGACACAAGTAAACCCAAGTCAAATCAAGTTTGAAATTACAGAGACGGCGGCAATGGAAAACGTTTCAAATACGATTTCTATATTACAACAGTTGAAAGGCTTAGGAATTCAAATTGCATTAGATGATTTTGGAACAGGTTTGTCTTCCTTAACTTATTTACATGATCTCCCGTTAGATGTCTTGAAAATAGATCGTTCCTTTATTAAGGATATCGTACAGGATAAGAAAAACAGTACGATTCTTAGACGAATGTTACAATTGGCTAAAGATTTGGAATTATTGACGATAGTAGAAGGAGTAGAAACAGAAGAACAGCTACAGGCTCTCAAATCTGAAGGAGTCCTGTATGTTCAGGGATATTATTATAGTCCGCCTATTCCTAAGGAACAACTAACGGATTATATAAAGAAGTCGAAGGTCGTTTAA
- the sspL gene encoding small, acid-soluble spore protein L, with product MKKERRSNKGKVDSSVNPQGLSEDVADQQPRSQLEQRAKKRNTKS from the coding sequence TTGAAAAAGGAAAGAAGAAGTAATAAAGGAAAAGTTGATTCAAGTGTTAATCCCCAGGGATTGTCTGAGGACGTAGCAGATCAACAACCAAGATCACAATTAGAACAAAGAGCTAAAAAACGAAACACGAAGAGTTAA